In a single window of the Zea mays cultivar B73 chromosome 5, Zm-B73-REFERENCE-NAM-5.0, whole genome shotgun sequence genome:
- the LOC118472108 gene encoding protein ALP1-like, which produces MDKKTKVIVCVAAAHILLSMMAMIIHSRKRKRNARRTGITYAPMHERDRTRIEYLNTKIWRDDTCINMIRMKRACFFHLTKHFRERGLLQDTIHMCVEQQVAMFLNTVGHNLRNRLIGTNFGRSGETVSRCFNKVLRAIGELRGELIRPPSLDTPTKIAGNYRWDPYFKDCIGAIDGTHVRATVPRDMEHAFRGRKSYATQNVMAAVDFDLRFTYVLAGWEGTAHDANVLRDALERVDGLRVPQGNSFTYLLVNDNVYGIMTIIYIYILYYHCILGKFYLVDAGYGAKPGFLPPFRGVRYHLNEWGNNPVQNEKELFNLRHSSLRVTVERAFGSLKRRFKILDDASPFFPFPTQVDIVVACCIIHNWVIQDGSDEFIIQDSNWPSNSHATSLVGQASEHAAMVALRQGIADQMWTDHQNYNGN; this is translated from the exons ATGGATAAGAAGACCAAGGTTATAGTTTGTGTTGCTGCTGCACATATATTACTGTCAATGATGGCTATGATTATTCATTCTAGAAAAAGAAAACGAAATGCAAGGAGGACTGGGATTACCTATGCACCAATGCATGAAAGGGATAGAACTAGAATTGAATATCTCAACACAAAGATTTGGAGGGATGACACATGTATAAACATGATTAGAATGAAAAGGGCTTGTTTCTTTCACCTAACTAAACATTTTAGAGAGCGTGGTTTACTTCAGGACACTATCCATATGTGTGTTGAACAACAAGTGGCCATGTTTCTAAATACAGTTGGGCATAACCTTAGAAATAGGTTGATTGGCACGAATTTTGGTAGATCTGGGGAAACAGTTAGTCGATGTTTCAATAAAGTTCTTCGTGCAATTGGTGAGCTACGTGGGGAACTAATTAGGCCACCTTCATTGGACACTCCAACCAAAATAGCAGGGAACTACAGATGGGATCCGTATTTTAAG GATTGTATTGGAGCTATTGATGGTACACATGTAAGAGCCACTGTTCCTAGAGATATGGAGCATGCCTTTCGTGGTAGGAAGTCCTATGCGACTCAAAATGTAATGGCGGCTGTAGATTTTGATCTACGCTTCACTTATGTGTTGGCTGGTTGGGAGGGAACAGCTCATGATGCTAATGTATTACGAGATGCTTTAGAACGTGTGGATGGCCTTCGCGTTCCACAAGGTAATAGTTTCACTTATTTGCTTGTAAATGACAATGTTTATGGAATTATGaccataatatatatatatatattatattatcATTGTATTTTAGGTAAATTCTACCTAGTTGATGCGGGATATGGAGCAAAACCAGGATTCTTGCCTCCTTTCCGTGGCGTGAGATACCATTTAAACGAATGGGGCAATAATCCCGTACAGAACGAGAAAGAGTTGTTTAATCTAAGGCACTCATCTCTTCGCGTCACAGTTGAGCGTGCATTCGGGTCATTGAAGAGAAGATTCAAGATTTTAGATGATGCATCTCCTTTCTTCCCTTTTCCAACACAAGTTGATATTGTTGTTGCTTGTTGTATCATTCATAATTGGGTCATACAAGATGGGAGTGATGAGTTTATTATACAAGATTCTAATTGGCCTAGTAACAGTCATGCTACATCTTTAGTTGGCCAAGCAAGTGAGCATGCTGCTATGGTTGCTTTGAGGCAAGGAATTGCAGACCAGATGTGGACAGACCATCAGAACTACAACGGAAACTAG